The Intestinibaculum porci DNA window CATTAATGAGAAGACTCTATCCCTACACATTAATTGATTACTGCTACCAAACAGTAATGCAGGAAGGTGATAAGAATGGAAAGAGCCGCTAAAAAGCCCATAGGATATCAGAAGCACATAACTTATGAGCTTCGAGAAAAGATTGAAGCAGGTCTCAAGAGCGGCCTTAATAAGGCCCAAATTGCCAAGACCATTCATAAAGATCCAACTACCGTCGCTAAGGAAATTCGGAATCACAGAACTCCTTCAGGATCGCCAAGCAAGGCACCCTTTGACTGCGCCAACTACAAAAAGTGCACAAGAGGACGGGAGTGCAGAACCAGCCATGAGGTGTTCATGGAATGCACTGACTACACCCTGTTTAAATGCAATCAAAGGGACAGATCACCGGGCGTCTGCAACGGCTGCACCAAAGCCCCCAGCTGCAGATTCTCAAAATACTACTACAGAGCAGATGTGGCCCAAAGAGCATACGAATATATGCTTAGGGATTCGAGAATGGGCTTCAACCTCACCTATTCAGAGGCTCAGTGGATGGCTGATATCATCAAGCCTGAGCTTGAACAGGGCAAGTCACCGTATGCAATTCTTAACGAGCATCCTGAGCTCAAAATTTCCGAAAAGTGCCTGTACAACTATATTGAGCAGGGTGCATTTGAACAGTTTGGAATCAATAGCCTGGCGCTCAGAAACCAGGTAAAGAGAAGAAAGATGCCTAAGGTACGCGCTAACCAGTACAGAAAGCGCAAGGACAGCGGCTATTTAACCGGAAGAACATTCAAGGACTTTCTTGAATACAACCCCCTTGTGGCCGCACAGTACAGCATCAATCATAGCGTTAAGCTCTATGATGGTGCAGAACGGCCTGATAGCGAGCAGGCAATTGATCATCCTGTCGGCTATATCCTTATGGATACCGTTTATAATGATGTTTCTAACGGCCCGTTTATTCAGACTTTTAAGATCATGCCAGGCGGTGTATTTCTTGCCGTCTATCATGATGAAAAAACAGCTGAGGAGATGGTGAATGGCCTTGACTATATTGAAAAGCTGCTTGGCCCGGATGTATTTATTAATAATATAGGGTCTATCCTGACTGACAGAGGCAGTGAATTCTCGCTGGCCGATGAATTCGAAGACAGAGAGTCAGGAACATGCCGAATCTTCTACTGTGATGCGATGCATTCAAATCAGAAGGGATCACTTGAGAACGAGCATCTTGTTTTAAGATATATCTGCCCTAAGAAAAAGGATCTCCGCAAGCTTGGGCTTGTAAGTCAGGAGGCCCTTAACAGAGCCGTTAATAATATCAACTCCTACTCCCGCAAGCTCTATGGCGGCAGAAGTCTCTATGAAAACACGGCTTTCATGATGCCGGAGATCTATGAGGCTCTAAAGTGCAAAGGCTATAGCCAAATCGATAAAGACAAGGTGGAGTTAAAGCCTTCAGTTTTAAAGAAAAAGTAATCAAAAAAATGTGGAAATAAGTCCTTGAGTCTCTATATTAATTTGGGGTTTTGGCTAGCTTTAAAAGTTTTTGGGGTTATGTTCTCAAAGACTTTTTTCTTTTACAGCTGCGGTTTATGTTTTTGGGGTGCCTGAAATTTGATATACTTGAGATATAGAACAGCAAAATCAAATTGCTCAGTTTATCAAATTCCTAAGAAAGGCAAAAAAAGATGAAAGCCCATTAAGTTGACCACTTAGCTTTCATCTGTCCAATAAGAACAATATGAGTATAATACAAAGACCTAAAAAAAGCAAACCTTTTCCTCCATCTGAATACATGAAAAGTTACTATTCACAGTGCTGAAAGATTAAAAATTGAATAATGTCTTTATTTAGGGGTATATCCATATATGGGATACCCTTTTATTATAACTTTTAAAGTGATTTATAGTCATGTATTAACAATTCAAGTGTCTTATTCCTGACAACCAAAAAAGTATTCTCTTTTTCTTGATAATTTCAGCAAACATAGTCTCTAATAAATTTAAATTATATGTAAATTACTATTTATTTTAAGCTAGTTATATGATATACTGTATATAGTAACAAGGGGGTGAGAAAAGATGGCAATTGTTTATGTGACAAACAAGAAAACTGGCAAGAAATATGCTTATGAATCTGTTTCAGTTTGGAATCCTGAGCTCAAACAGCCTAGAGCAAAACGCAAATACCTTGGCGTTGTAGACGAGGAAACTGGAGAAATTATTCCTTCAAGCAAAAAGCGAGGGAGAAAGCCTAATCCTGATAAAAATACAGCTGAAAATGAAGAAAAAGCAAGCGGCAGAAGAACCTATAAAAAGATGGTTGAGGATATGCAAAAAATTATTGCAAGCAGAGATGATGAGATCAAACAGCTTAAGGCGGCTAATAGAAAGCTTACCAGCAAGATCAATAGAATTGAATCAATTCTTAATAATGATGATTAACAAGGAGTAAATCAATGGATTCTTTAGGAACACTATCAGTAAAATATGATAAAGCATGCAAAAAGATTGGTGACCTTAAAACAAGACTTTACGATTGTAATGAAGAACTGAAATCCAAAAAACAGAAGCTTGAATACAGGGATAACAGAATCGCAAAATTAAAGCAGCTTTGTCTTGAAAAAGATGAAATGATTAGAAATCTTAATGATGAAATTAACAGACTGAAAGACAAGATTGAATATCTTAATGCCATAAGCAATCATGACTCAACTACCGTTGGTATTCCTACTGCGTCTACTCCTATAGGAAAAGCAAAATATAACTCAAGCATCAATTCCAGAGAGCCTACTGACAGAAAAATTGGAGGTCAGCCAGGACATTCTAAAAGTGAACTCGGTATTCCTGATGATATTGACGAAGAAATTGAATATGTGGCAGATGATGCAACTGAGTGTCCGAAATGTGGTTCTCATGAACTTGTTTTCACCGGCAAAACTAAAGCTGTATATGAGAAAACTATTAGCATCAAGCCTATAAACCTCAAAAAGGTTTTCTATCAATACAAATGCGGAAGCTGCGGGACTACATTTTTTCTTGGCCTGAAGCCTAATGAAAGATCAGCCTGTCACTATGGGACGGCAGTACAGGCCGTTGGCTTATCGCTAATGAATACCTGCAATGTTCCTATTAACAAGGTTAAAACCTTTTTTGAGGGGATCACAAACGGAGAAATAAGTCCGTCAGAAGGCTACCTTGCAAAACTTCCTATGATTGCATCAAAAAAGTTATCTGAGTTCCGTATAGTTTTAAAGAATCTAATGCTCCAAAGAACTCTCGTATATTGGGATGACACTGTTATCAATATTAATACAAAGAAAGGCTGCCTGCGCTTTTACGGAGATGAAACACTCTCATATTATACGGCTCATGAGAAGAAAGATCTTGAAGGGATTGAAGAAGACAAAGTCCTAACACTACTCACTGAAGAGCAAAAAACGATGCATGATCACAATAAAGTGAACTATAACGCTAAATTCAAGTTTGGCAACCTTGAATGCAATCAGCACCTTCAGCGTGACCTCAAAAAAATCGCTATTGATACAAAACATGATGAGCTTATGGAACTGAAAGATCTTATTTCCGATACCATCCACAAACGCAAAGAAGCCATAAACAAGGGAGAGACTCGCTTTAGTGATGAATTTATTGAAAACTTTAACAAAAAAGTTAATGATATACTCAACCGAGCGGAAAAGAGAAACAAAAAAGATTATGATGCATACTTTGGAAGATCCGAGAAGACGCTAATTAAGCGTATACGTGATTATTATGATAATTACTTTGCTTGGGTAAATGATTTCACTCTTCCGACAACCAATAATTGCGCAGAACGCGGACTTAGAGTCGTAAAAAGCCATATGCGATCATCAGGACAGTTCCAAAATATTCAAAACGCTCAGTATTACGCAGATGCCAAAACGTATATAGAAACCTGCAGGAAAAACGGAATAAATGAGATCTATGCAATGATACGACTTTATGAAGGTGATCCAATAACGGTAAAAGAAATATTCTCAGGGGAAGATCTCTCCTGAGAATCGACAAACCGTTATAATGGTGGAATAAGGTATCATAGCCATTACCTGAAATCAGATTTAACATCATGCTTCATTTCGCTGTGTATACATTTTACATACCTCTTTACTACAATTAAAACAAGGCCGTATCACGGGCACCGTTCCGTGCTCTTTTTAGGTACAACTTTATATATCAACTATATCTAACCGTGAATAGTAACCATGAAAATAATCGCCAGACTTAATGTCCTAAAGCTTTTAGGAAAGCTATATAACGACACCTTCACTGTGTTTGGATTCTACACAAGATATGTGAACATTGACGGAGAACCCGTTGAATACAGAATTATGCGCATCCGCTCTGGAAGAACCGGCATGACACACGCTGTGCTCTTTGATTTTATGGTGCCGTATCATCAGATCTCTTCCGAAGATCTGAATGCAGTGATCAGTGGCGATACCGATGATCTTCCTTACAGCGAAGCATATATCCGATGGCTGACCAATGTCATCAGGCTTCACCGCATCACTGATTACGTTAGCGCATGTATGGCCTTCTGCAGAGGACACTTCATTGATAAGTGCGAAACTCTGGTGGTTGCCGTCTGACAAATTTATCTGTTTTTTCTCTTAATTTCTTATTAGAATCATTATAATTCTATGCGTATATTTCAAAAATAAAACTCTCACACGACATGTTTTGAGTTAGTAAGTATTTCCTTCTATTATGATATTGTAAGCTTACAGGAGGTCATAAATGAAGAAAAGCAACGATAACGAAATAGTGTTTGCCGACATAATCCCTGGTGAAAACGGCTTAATAGATGGGGATTTCATTCTCCAGCTTTTCAACCTGCATAAAGAAGACGTTGAGGATCTTTCATGCATTCATCAGGCAGACGGCATTTACGTTTTTATTACGCTAGCCGCAAGAAAGCACGAATGTCCGTACTGCACCACGCCCACCAAGAAAATCAAAGGCTATCACACCAAGAAGATCACCCATTCGATCTTTCACAACATCAACTGCTATATTGAATACCATGTTAGACGCTATGAATGCACTGCATGCGGCAAAACATTTAATGAAGACAACCCCTTCTCAGAAGGCCATTCCACAATCAGTGTGCTGACCGTGTATAATGTCCTGACTGCATTGAGAAATCCTAAACTGAGCTATGAGGATGTCGCCAAAACGTTTAATATTTCTGCCTCTTCGGTAATGATCATATTTGACAGACACGTTCAGATTCCCAGAAAGCCGCTTCCCAAGTATATTCTAATCGACGAAGTTCATGCCGTTGACAGCCGCGATTCAAAGTATGCGTGCGTTATCATGGACTTTGTAACGCAGGACATCATCGACATTCTGCCAACAAGAAGAAAGGAGGATCTTGTCAGATACTTCACTCTTATTCCCCGGGAGGAGCGTGAAAAAGTTGAAATCATCTGCTCTGACTGCTGGAAAACCTATCGTGAAATCACCAGGATATGCTTTCCTAACGCTATCCATGCCTGCGATGAATTTCACATCATTCAGATTTTTACAGAAATTTACAAAGGATTGCGAGTTGATACAATGAAGGCCGCTAAAAATAAGCGTGACAAGCTCGAAAAGTATCTCACTACCCCTAACGGCCGCAAGTATCTCAACCCCGAATGGAATAAATATGACATCCAGCATTATCTTCTCAGCAAGTGGAACTGGCTTCTGATGAAGTCTGATGAATATAAAAGCAAAGATAACAAGAAAAAAAAGAAGAAAAAAGGCAAGCACGCTGACGATGAGGAGCTGCCTATCCTGGATCCTAACAGAGCAAAGAAGATGAACAAAAAGCTGGGCAGATATCTCAATTTCTATGATATCCATAACCTTCTGATTGAAACCAATCCTGATCTGGCTGAAGCAGAAAACTTCTACGACAAGCTTAGAGCGTTTTACCACACAATCAGCTACAATGAAGCCAGAGAAGCGCTCAATTCCCTGATTGGAGAACTGAGAATGTCTAACGTTCCTGAAATATGCGGATATGCCAGCACCCTCAGCGAATGGAAAAAATCAATCGTCAATTCGTTCATCATTATTGACGATACGGGCACTCATATTTCGACCGGGAAAATTGAATCACGGAATAAAATCATCAAAGACGTAAAGAGGGCTTCAAACGGTGTGAGAAACTTCCAGAGATTCAGAAACCGCTGCCTCTTTGCGATAAACACAGATACGCCAATCTACATGCCTTATACGCCTAAAAGAAGAATTGATGACGATAATGATCGCAGCAATAAATCTAAAAAAACAAGCAAATAATGATGCTTCATCATGAACCCTGCAGCCGCACTACCGGCACGTATATACTCCGCGGCATTAGCGATCATGTCAACGCATCGTCTCTGCAATGAGAATCATTTTTAAAGCCGTGCCGGCACTTATATCATCAACATTAAACATTGACAACTGAATAACGCATATACATCAGAGATGCATCATTAATTACTAAGCCACTGGATAATGCCTGGGAATGGCTTATAAGCTTTCATTACTCCTCATTTGGCAGTCCAGTGGCTGCAAATGAGGATTTTTTACAAGTCAATTCATATACAGGAAAGGAGAATTAACTATGGCAATGAAAGACTATGAAATCAGCTCAGATCCTCTTACAGAGAAGGATGATGACTATGATCCGGAAATGTACGAAGACGGCAGCGTAGAAGCGATGGGAGCATACTATACCTATATCGCTAATTCACTGTCCAGAATCAAAACAGCGCTAAGCGCAACCTCCAGCAGCAAGAAAATAAAGGAACTGATGTCATCGGATGAAAACATTAATATTTATCAGATGCTTATTGATGATCCCCGCCTCATGAAGGATATAAGAGAGGCAATGAGCAGTGATATCATTAAGCCTTTTGACGAGGATAACCTGTTAGAATTATACATGAATAAAGTATCAGATTTAATCAGCCAGATTGAATACGTATATCCTGAAAGATATATGACTCTTATGCACAAGATACTCCCCTACAGCGTAGCATCATATTATGATCAGATGGTTTCCGAAGAAAACGACAGGGATTTTGAATATGCCATCCAGGATGATGATGTACAGTTCTAAAAATGTGCATAACTGTATCGCTTTGAATGCAGTGAAAACAGCATAATAAGAAGGAGACTCGTTATTTCCTTCTTTTAATATTTCAATTAGCAAGCATGACTGAGCTGTATTTTGGATTTAAACAAACATACTGAAAATATATAGACATAACAAATAAAAGAAGATGTATATTGTTTATACATCTTCCTAAAGGTCTCCAAGAGATTATGGGGTCTTATCAATTTAACTTAATAAATTTGGTTAGTTATGACTTACCCCATCAATTTCCTGAGAGCCAAGTCCTTCACAGAAATGTGAGGTGCGAAGTTCCACATTTTTCGCTACAATCTTTTTTCATTATTAGCAATCAATTTAGTAAAATCAGACATGTTTTGACCTCTGAATTTCTAATAAGCGCTAACGAATTCCTTTAATAAAGGCATTTGTAAGACAAAACTACACAAAACCGGAATTTAAATTTAAGCGGAATTTACTTTTTCAATTGAGGATATTTGCGTTTTAGTCTTCTTTGATCAGCGCTAAACCAGCTGAAGCGCCAATACGGCTAGCCCCTGCATCAATCATTGCTAACATTTCTTCACGGGTATGGATCCCGCCGGAAGCTTTCACTTTAGCGTGATCGCCTACTGTCTTCTTCATTAAAGCAACATCTTCGACCGTGGCTCCGCCAGTTGAGAACCCAGTCGATGTCTTGACGAATTCAGCGCCCGCCTGAACGGATAATTCACAGGCACGCACTTTTTCTTCTTCGGTTAATAAGCAGGTTTCAATAATGACTTTGGTAATCTTGCCAGCGCTATGTGCTTCTTCAACAACAGCTTTAATATCATTGACAACCGCTGCATCGTCATGATCTTTTAACGCACCGACATTAATGACCATATCAACTTCATCAGCGCCATGTGCTAAAGCATCCTTAGCTTCAAAAGCTTTTGACGCTGTCGATGTTGCACCTAATGGGAAACCAATCACAGTGCAGACATGAACATCACAATCCTTTAAAAAGTCTGCACAGAAAGGCACCCAGTACGGATTGACGCAGACAGAAGCGAAATCATTGTCTTTCGCTTCCTGACAAATACGCGTAATATCGGCTTTGGTCACCTGTGGTTTTAATAATGTGTGGTCGATGAATTTATTATATTTCATCCTCTTTTCCTCCTCCAAAAATCTCTTCTACCGCTTTTAATGCGATATATTTATCGCCCGGATAAGGCTGATTGCCAACTGATGATTTCATAAACTGCTCATGGCCTTTGCCTAAGATGAGGATCAAATCCTCATTGCAGGCCATTTCAATAGCCTGATAGATCGCGACACGGCGATCGGTCACAATGACCGAAACGGTCTCTTTTAATAAATCCTGCATTGCTTCACAGGAGTCTAACATATTGTCATCGCGATCATCTTCCTGGGTTAAAATCACCTGGTCGCAGTACTTATTGGCTATTTTTGCAATGCGATTGCGTTTATTAATTTCTTTTTTACTTGGCACGCCAATAATCGCAATAATGCGGCTGTTTGGTTTAATGACGCTTTTCGCAAAGCGGAACACCTGACCATAAGCATGGACATACTGACAGAAGTCCACAATCACATGAAATGGTGTATGGGTCTCTAATAACTCCATCCGGCCATCAACGGGACTGATATAGTCAATGGCCGAGACAATCTGTTCAATCGGCATTTCAAGAGCCATTAACACGGTTAATGTGGCTAAGGTATTAGAAACATTAAATCGGCCTAAAAGCGGCACATTGACATGATACACCTCATCTTTGATAAAGAGATCAAATTCCGTATGATCAATAAAGACACGTACATTTTTCGCCATAATATCCGCTTTATGATCAATACCATAAGTCAGACGATGGGCTTTGATCTTTGCATTTTGCGCTAAGAAATGATTAAAGCGCACTTCATCGGCATTGAGAATGACAAAGCCTTTCTCATTGACTAATTCAAAGAGTTTCATTTTCGCTCGCATCAGGTTTTCCATCGTGCCATGAAAATCTAAATGTTCTTCATGAATGTTGGTGAAGACGGCTATATCGAAATCAATCGAATCAACACGCTTTAACGCCAAGCCATGGGACGATACTTCTATTGTAACACCTTTTACATCACTTTTAACCATTTCATTAAGCGTACGATGCAAAAAGATTGTCTCCGGAGTTGTATACGAAGACTGAATGACAGTGGAACCATATTGGGCATCATTGGTGCCAATATAGCCCATCTTTAAATAATGATTCAAAACATCACGGATCGTTAAAGCCACCACTGTTTTCCCGCTGGTACCAGTAATCCCGATCACGGTCATCTTATAAGACGGATAATCATAGAAAATATTGGCGACGCGGTTGAGTTCATCTAAGACATCCTTCACCTGGATATAGAGAACACCAGGATACTTACGTTTAAGCGGTTTGGAGTGGACAATGACTTTAGCCCCCTGGAAAACCGCATCATCGGCATAACGATGACCATCAGTTGTTAAACCTTCAATACAAAAAAAGACCGAATCTTTCCCTACATAGCGAGAATCGCTATGGAGAGAAATAATCTTAAAGTCTTCTTTGACATCAAATAATTCATTAACCCTTTTCATGTAATTCACCTACCAAATCATAGCCGATGCGATCCGTGATCTTTACGGTATGAATATCGCCTTCATGAATGGCAGGATCTTTTACTTTCACAAGCAGATAGTTAGAGGCATGCCCCTGCATATAACCATCTTTTTCTTCTTCAAACAGGACTTCTAAGTCTTTGCCCATTTGCCATGACGCAAATTCGGTGCGTAATTCATCAGAAAGGGCCATTAACCGTCTGACACGATCTTTCTTAACATCGCCTGGCACCTGTTCCTTGAACTTTTCCGCTGGGGTATTTTTACGTGGTGAATAAGGGAAGACATGAAGCTGATTGAAGTGATTCTTCTTGATCCAGTTATACGTGGTCATGAAGTCTTCTTCGGTTTCCCCTGGGAAACCAACAATCACATCTGTGGTCACAGATAAGCTTGGCAGTCCTTTCTTTAAGGCATTGAGTTTTTCTTCAAATTCAGATGTTGTATAGGTCCGATTCATGCGTTTAAGAATCTTATCGCACCCGGACTGAATAGGAATATGTAAATGATCGACAATAATTGGGGATTCATCGATCAAACGAATAATCTCGGGAGTAATCTGACCCATTTCAATAGATGAGATACGTAAACGTTTTAATCCATTGACTTTATGGGTTAAATCATTGAGTAAATCGTAGAAGCTGTAATCTTCTAAATCATTGCCGTAACCAGCGGTATGAATGCCCGTTAAGACAATTTCCTTAAAGCCGTTATCGACCAGACGCTGAGCCTGCTCAAGCACTTCCTGCGGATTGCAGGAACGAATCCCGCCGCGGGCATAAGGAATAATGCAGTAGGTGCAGAATTTATTACAGCCATCCTGAATCTTCATGAATGCACGGGTACGGTTTTCATAAGAGAAAATCTTCAAGCGTTCAAACTGATGAAGATTCATGACATCTTCAACGTCAACGATCGTTTCTTTTTTTGCTTTATAAGCATTGACATAATCGACGATTTTATTACGATGCTGCGTTCCGATAACGATATCAACGCCATCAATGGCTTTGACTTCATCACTGGAAACCTGGGCATAACAGCCAACCACGGCGATAATCGCATCCGGATTGGTCCGTTTGGCTTTACGAATCATCTGACGTGATTTCTGATCGCCAGTATTAGTGACGGTACATGTATTGATGACATAGACATCAGCCTTTTCATCAAAGTTTTTGCTGGTGTAGCCGTCTTTTTCAAAAAGTTCCAGCATTCCTTCTGTTTCATAAGTATTGACTTTACAGCCTAAAGTATGAAATGCAACTGTGGGCATAGGCTCACTCCTTTTCTATACTGATTTAATAAGTTTCTTATATAATTTTTCTTCAATAAAGGTTCTGCCAACCATGTAGTCAAGTAAATCACCATAATTTTCTTCAATACATAAGATTGCTAAAACCTGCAAATCTTTCCCGGTAATCTTTTCGGTCGTTTTCTCTCCTTCAACACGCAGGGCATATAAGAAGCGTTTGTTGGGGCGATCGAAGAAATAGAGAGTCGTAAATTCTACCGAATAATAAACAGTGATTTCTTTGGTTTCATAGACATTTAATAATGAGGAAAAATCTGTTTTAAAAATACTCATGCCATAAATATCTTCCGGGGTATCTAAAAAGATATCCTGTTTTTCAATGATATTCTTATGCTGATTCAAAAAGACACGCTGAATATCATTGCGATACCAGGTATTAATTTCGGGATTAAAGCAAGGAATATAAATCGAATCACCGGCATTGGTTTTAAAATGCGGCAGGCGTTCTAATAATGGTTTGATATCCTGGTTAAAAAGGCGCTGACGTTCACCATATTCTAACATGTCATACATATCACCGCCATCTTCACATTTAAATTCATCAAAAGCATCAATAATAGCCTTCCGATTAAGCAGCGCATTGACGAGTACTTCTAAATAAAATAAATCGATTTCATCACTTGGACGAGAATCAACATCCACTTCATCTAACAATTCATCATTTTTCAAAATATGACGATAGATATGTGTTTTCTTATAATTTAATGGTTTGACTCTTTTATTGAGTTTATCAATGATCTTCATGCTAATTCCCTCTCGTATCCTATCACACTTAACATATAAAGCGGTGCACTTTCACTGCGCAAGATTCTTTTACCTAAGCCAACTGGGGTAATCCCTAAGTCTTTCATCGCGGTAATTTCACTTTCATCAAAGCCGCCTTCTGGCCCCACAATAATGGTAATGGAAGTCGTTAGTTTTTCTAACGCCCGATGGAAAGCACTGACTTCCCCCTGCTTAGCTGATTCTTCATAAGCCACCACATTGACTTCTGATAAGTAATCCTTTAATTCTTTCAAGTGAATGGGCGCGATCACTTCCGGGCAGATATTACGATGTGACTGTTCACTTGCTTCCTGAATAATCCGCTCATAGCGCGGTTTCTTTTTCATGAACTTGCTTTCATCCATTTTGATCA harbors:
- a CDS encoding UDP-N-acetylmuramoyl-L-alanyl-D-glutamate--2,6-diaminopimelate ligase, which codes for MKRVNELFDVKEDFKIISLHSDSRYVGKDSVFFCIEGLTTDGHRYADDAVFQGAKVIVHSKPLKRKYPGVLYIQVKDVLDELNRVANIFYDYPSYKMTVIGITGTSGKTVVALTIRDVLNHYLKMGYIGTNDAQYGSTVIQSSYTTPETIFLHRTLNEMVKSDVKGVTIEVSSHGLALKRVDSIDFDIAVFTNIHEEHLDFHGTMENLMRAKMKLFELVNEKGFVILNADEVRFNHFLAQNAKIKAHRLTYGIDHKADIMAKNVRVFIDHTEFDLFIKDEVYHVNVPLLGRFNVSNTLATLTVLMALEMPIEQIVSAIDYISPVDGRMELLETHTPFHVIVDFCQYVHAYGQVFRFAKSVIKPNSRIIAIIGVPSKKEINKRNRIAKIANKYCDQVILTQEDDRDDNMLDSCEAMQDLLKETVSVIVTDRRVAIYQAIEMACNEDLILILGKGHEQFMKSSVGNQPYPGDKYIALKAVEEIFGGGKEDEI
- a CDS encoding IS66 family transposase; amino-acid sequence: MDSLGTLSVKYDKACKKIGDLKTRLYDCNEELKSKKQKLEYRDNRIAKLKQLCLEKDEMIRNLNDEINRLKDKIEYLNAISNHDSTTVGIPTASTPIGKAKYNSSINSREPTDRKIGGQPGHSKSELGIPDDIDEEIEYVADDATECPKCGSHELVFTGKTKAVYEKTISIKPINLKKVFYQYKCGSCGTTFFLGLKPNERSACHYGTAVQAVGLSLMNTCNVPINKVKTFFEGITNGEISPSEGYLAKLPMIASKKLSEFRIVLKNLMLQRTLVYWDDTVININTKKGCLRFYGDETLSYYTAHEKKDLEGIEEDKVLTLLTEEQKTMHDHNKVNYNAKFKFGNLECNQHLQRDLKKIAIDTKHDELMELKDLISDTIHKRKEAINKGETRFSDEFIENFNKKVNDILNRAEKRNKKDYDAYFGRSEKTLIKRIRDYYDNYFAWVNDFTLPTTNNCAERGLRVVKSHMRSSGQFQNIQNAQYYADAKTYIETCRKNGINEIYAMIRLYEGDPITVKEIFSGEDLS
- a CDS encoding RsmE family RNA methyltransferase, with translation MQRYFVKNSQIHDGIVDMDPIMHKHIAKVMRMKQGEKVIVTDESGQFFLATVFDLEGGRLILEKALDENNELDVDVTLVYGMPKGDKFEFVLQKATELGVTKIVPFLCARSLIKMDESKFMKKKPRYERIIQEASEQSHRNICPEVIAPIHLKELKDYLSEVNVVAYEESAKQGEVSAFHRALEKLTTSITIIVGPEGGFDESEITAMKDLGITPVGLGKRILRSESAPLYMLSVIGYERELA
- a CDS encoding ISL3 family transposase, with translation MKKSNDNEIVFADIIPGENGLIDGDFILQLFNLHKEDVEDLSCIHQADGIYVFITLAARKHECPYCTTPTKKIKGYHTKKITHSIFHNINCYIEYHVRRYECTACGKTFNEDNPFSEGHSTISVLTVYNVLTALRNPKLSYEDVAKTFNISASSVMIIFDRHVQIPRKPLPKYILIDEVHAVDSRDSKYACVIMDFVTQDIIDILPTRRKEDLVRYFTLIPREEREKVEIICSDCWKTYREITRICFPNAIHACDEFHIIQIFTEIYKGLRVDTMKAAKNKRDKLEKYLTTPNGRKYLNPEWNKYDIQHYLLSKWNWLLMKSDEYKSKDNKKKKKKKGKHADDEELPILDPNRAKKMNKKLGRYLNFYDIHNLLIETNPDLAEAENFYDKLRAFYHTISYNEAREALNSLIGELRMSNVPEICGYASTLSEWKKSIVNSFIIIDDTGTHISTGKIESRNKIIKDVKRASNGVRNFQRFRNRCLFAINTDTPIYMPYTPKRRIDDDNDRSNKSKKTSK
- the deoC gene encoding deoxyribose-phosphate aldolase; translation: MKYNKFIDHTLLKPQVTKADITRICQEAKDNDFASVCVNPYWVPFCADFLKDCDVHVCTVIGFPLGATSTASKAFEAKDALAHGADEVDMVINVGALKDHDDAAVVNDIKAVVEEAHSAGKITKVIIETCLLTEEEKVRACELSVQAGAEFVKTSTGFSTGGATVEDVALMKKTVGDHAKVKASGGIHTREEMLAMIDAGASRIGASAGLALIKED
- the mtaB gene encoding tRNA (N(6)-L-threonylcarbamoyladenosine(37)-C(2))-methylthiotransferase MtaB; amino-acid sequence: MPTVAFHTLGCKVNTYETEGMLELFEKDGYTSKNFDEKADVYVINTCTVTNTGDQKSRQMIRKAKRTNPDAIIAVVGCYAQVSSDEVKAIDGVDIVIGTQHRNKIVDYVNAYKAKKETIVDVEDVMNLHQFERLKIFSYENRTRAFMKIQDGCNKFCTYCIIPYARGGIRSCNPQEVLEQAQRLVDNGFKEIVLTGIHTAGYGNDLEDYSFYDLLNDLTHKVNGLKRLRISSIEMGQITPEIIRLIDESPIIVDHLHIPIQSGCDKILKRMNRTYTTSEFEEKLNALKKGLPSLSVTTDVIVGFPGETEEDFMTTYNWIKKNHFNQLHVFPYSPRKNTPAEKFKEQVPGDVKKDRVRRLMALSDELRTEFASWQMGKDLEVLFEEEKDGYMQGHASNYLLVKVKDPAIHEGDIHTVKITDRIGYDLVGELHEKG
- a CDS encoding helix-turn-helix domain-containing protein, encoding MERAAKKPIGYQKHITYELREKIEAGLKSGLNKAQIAKTIHKDPTTVAKEIRNHRTPSGSPSKAPFDCANYKKCTRGRECRTSHEVFMECTDYTLFKCNQRDRSPGVCNGCTKAPSCRFSKYYYRADVAQRAYEYMLRDSRMGFNLTYSEAQWMADIIKPELEQGKSPYAILNEHPELKISEKCLYNYIEQGAFEQFGINSLALRNQVKRRKMPKVRANQYRKRKDSGYLTGRTFKDFLEYNPLVAAQYSINHSVKLYDGAERPDSEQAIDHPVGYILMDTVYNDVSNGPFIQTFKIMPGGVFLAVYHDEKTAEEMVNGLDYIEKLLGPDVFINNIGSILTDRGSEFSLADEFEDRESGTCRIFYCDAMHSNQKGSLENEHLVLRYICPKKKDLRKLGLVSQEALNRAVNNINSYSRKLYGGRSLYENTAFMMPEIYEALKCKGYSQIDKDKVELKPSVLKKK